One Phalacrocorax aristotelis chromosome Z, bGulAri2.1, whole genome shotgun sequence DNA window includes the following coding sequences:
- the LOC142050419 gene encoding avidin-like, with product MESLSYYLLLALALLHPHAATARKCNLQGLWRNELGSNMTLSALDASGTFSGSYHTAVAATNKQILESPLQGAQQHPSAKGQPTFGFTVQWQFADSTTAFVGQCFMDRRGKEILETMWLLREEVPSRRDAWRATRVGTSIFTRIK from the exons atggAGAGCCTCAGCTACTACCTCCTGCTCGCCCTGGCCCTGCTTCACCCCCATGCCGCCACTGCCAGGAAG TGCAACCTGCAGGGCCTGTGGAGGAATGAGCTGGGCTCCAACATGACCCTCTCAGCCCTGGATGCGTCTGGGACCTTCTCGGGCTCCTACCACACTGCCGTGGCAGCCACCAACAAGCAGATCCTGGAGTCACCACTGCAAGGggcccagcagcaccccagtgCCAAGGGGCAGCCCACCTTTGGCTTCACCGTGCAGTGGCAGTTCGCAG ACTCTACCACTGCCTTTGTGGGCCAGTGTTTCATGGACCGACGTGGGAAGGAGATATTGGAGACCATGTGGCTTCTGCGGGAAGAGGTCCCATCCCGCAGGGATGCGTGGAGAGCCACCAG GGTTGGTACCTCCATCTTCACACGCATCAAGTGA
- the LOC142050018 gene encoding avidin-like codes for MVQRTLFLLVLSLALVAPSLSVRKCVLTGRWTNDLGSNMTIETVNKEGNFAGSYHTAVTSTMNEIQLSPLQGSQHRTNGKSQPTFGFTVNWSFSDSVTVFVGQCFVDKEGREVLKTMWLLRSHVDSIRDDWKATRVGTNVFTRLQLQKE; via the exons ATGGTGCAAAGGACTCTCTTCCTCCTGGTGCTCAGCCTGGCCCTGGTGGCTCCCAGCCTCTCTGTGAGAAAG TGCGTGCTGACCGGGCGCTGGACCAATGACCTGGGTTCCAACATGACTATTGAGACTGTGAACAAAGAAGGCAACTTCGCTGGCTCTTACCACACGGCTGTGACTAGCACCATGAACGAGATCCAGCTGTCACCACTGCAGGGGTCCCAGCACCGTACGAATGGGAAGAGCCAGCCCACCTTCGGCTTCACAGTCAACTGGAGCTTTTCAG ACTCCGTCACTGTCTTTGTGGGCCAGTGTTTTGTTGacaaggagggaagggaggttTTGAAGACCATGTGGCTCCTGCGGTCACATGTGGATAGCATCAGGGATGACTGGAAAGCCACCAG GGTTGGCACCAATGTCTTCACCcgtctgcagctgcagaaggagTGA